The genomic segment AGATATTAGAAATATGGATATTTATGATTTAATTATAAATACTGACAGCTTTAATCCTGACAGTATTGCGGAAATTATTTTAACAACATTAAAGGTGATATAATGGCAGCTATAGAAGTTGGTAGAAAATGTATTAAAACTGCTGGAAGAGAAGCAGGTAAAGAATGTGAAATTGTTGCAATCATTGATGAAAACTTCGTAGAAGTAAAAGGAGACGAAGTTAAAAACAGACGTTGTAACATTAACCATTTAGAACCTATCATGGAATAAGTTTGTTATTCCATCAATTCTAAATTCTAGTTAGTTTACATTTACTTTTTTAACTTTTTATATATTAAAATTAAAGCACATTTTTGTGTATTAGATAAGAATTCATCATCCAAACTTTTTAAAAAAAAGGTTGATCAAAATCTTTTTCAAGGTTTTTTTCTGATGGGTTCTAAATTTTTTCTTTTTTTAAATTACTTTTTTTATTTATTTTCACTATTTTTATCATTGTTATTGGCTATTTTTTTAGTTCTTTAGTTATTTTTATAAATTATTAAAATTAAAATAATATTATTAAACTTATTTTGAGGAGTATTATGTCAAGACGGTTTGCAGTTATAGACACAGAAACAAATTGGAAAGATGAAGTGATGTCCATAGGTGTTT from the Methanobrevibacter ruminantium genome contains:
- a CDS encoding 50S ribosomal protein L14e, translated to MAAIEVGRKCIKTAGREAGKECEIVAIIDENFVEVKGDEVKNRRCNINHLEPIME